One Algibacter sp. L3A6 genomic region harbors:
- a CDS encoding Ig-like domain-containing protein encodes MNKTLSNFILAAVIGLIFINCANRGTPDGGPKDVTPPVIVKTEPANLTTNFKGNEIKIYFDEYVKMKDLNKQLIISPPMKNQPEITPMGTASKYITIKIHDTLKPNTTYAFNFGNSIQDNNEGNPYPYYRYVFSTGSYIDSLNVKGSVVDAIKPKPDTFVSVMLYEVDSTFTDSIVYKETPKYITNTLDSVTTFSVDNIKAGKYMLLALKDANSDNKFQQKVDQIAFHKSFITVPNDSLYTLKLFNEELDYKATRPMIVAGEKIAFGYEGDYEGMKITLNSDVPEDFEYRILKDAKTDTLNYWYKPKLEVDSLLFTVSNTDYEKDYTVRVRKLERDSLVIQSAPSGAVGFTESFYITGSTPFVDFNAEKMTVLDKDSTKVTFTTKFDTINNMYQFDFEKTADNSYQIQILPEAFVDLYNEKNDTLNYSFKTKKESEFGYARFTLINATYPLIIQLTDDKGEVKREKLAKTEGVVDFFNVAPATYKIRVIHDANGNGKYDSGNYLKKIQPEKVSHFKAIEIRADWGYPETLSFKD; translated from the coding sequence ATGAATAAAACACTTTCGAATTTTATTTTAGCTGCGGTTATTGGTCTTATTTTTATTAATTGTGCCAATCGAGGAACTCCAGATGGTGGTCCAAAGGACGTGACACCACCTGTTATTGTTAAAACAGAGCCTGCAAACTTAACAACTAATTTTAAGGGCAACGAAATAAAAATTTATTTTGATGAGTACGTCAAAATGAAAGATTTAAATAAACAGCTTATTATTTCGCCACCCATGAAAAACCAGCCGGAAATTACACCTATGGGAACGGCTAGTAAATACATTACTATTAAAATTCACGATACACTAAAGCCTAATACCACTTACGCTTTTAATTTCGGTAACAGTATTCAGGATAATAATGAAGGAAATCCATATCCTTATTATCGCTACGTGTTTTCTACAGGAAGCTATATTGATTCATTAAATGTAAAAGGGAGCGTTGTAGATGCTATAAAACCAAAACCAGACACCTTTGTTTCGGTTATGTTGTACGAGGTCGATTCTACTTTTACAGATTCTATTGTGTATAAGGAAACTCCAAAATATATCACGAATACTTTAGATAGTGTTACTACATTTTCTGTAGATAATATTAAGGCGGGTAAATACATGCTTTTGGCTTTAAAAGATGCGAATTCTGATAATAAATTTCAGCAAAAAGTTGATCAAATTGCTTTTCACAAAAGCTTTATTACTGTGCCGAATGATTCGCTTTATACATTGAAATTATTTAATGAAGAGTTAGATTACAAAGCAACCCGACCAATGATTGTTGCTGGAGAAAAAATTGCTTTTGGTTATGAGGGTGATTATGAAGGTATGAAGATTACCTTAAATTCTGATGTGCCGGAAGATTTTGAATATCGTATTTTAAAAGATGCAAAAACTGATACACTTAACTATTGGTATAAGCCGAAATTAGAAGTAGATTCTTTACTTTTTACGGTTTCGAATACGGACTACGAAAAAGATTATACCGTTAGAGTAAGAAAGCTAGAGCGCGATAGTTTAGTCATACAATCAGCGCCTTCCGGAGCAGTTGGGTTTACCGAATCTTTTTATATCACTGGAAGTACGCCGTTTGTTGATTTCAATGCTGAAAAAATGACGGTTTTAGATAAAGATTCTACCAAGGTGACATTTACAACTAAGTTTGATACTATAAACAATATGTATCAATTCGATTTTGAAAAAACAGCAGATAATAGTTATCAAATTCAAATACTACCAGAAGCATTTGTCGATTTATATAATGAGAAAAATGACACGTTAAATTACTCGTTTAAAACTAAAAAAGAGTCTGAATTCGGGTATGCCCGTTTTACTTTAATTAATGCAACCTACCCACTAATTATACAATTAACTGATGATAAAGGAGAGGTGAAAAGAGAGAAGTTGGCTAAAACCGAAGGTGTTGTCGACTTTTTTAACGTAGCGCCAGCAACGTATAAAATACGTGTAATTCATGATGCGAATGGTAACGGGAAATATGACTCGGGTAATTATTTAAAAAAGATACAACCGGAAAAAGTAAGTCATTTTAAAGCAATAGAAATTCGTGCCGATTGGGGTTATCCAGAAACGTTATCGTTTAAGGATTAA
- the greA gene encoding transcription elongation factor GreA: MSKVSYYTPEGLKRLRGELKQLKDVERVKASRAIAEARDKGDLSENAEYDAAKEAQGMLEMRISKLEDALAGARVIDESQMDNTKILVLSKVKIKNQTNGMEMNYTLVADGEADLATGKISVNSPIGKGLLGKSVGDVAEIQVPNGVMKFDIIEISR; this comes from the coding sequence ATGAGTAAAGTATCTTACTATACACCTGAAGGATTAAAAAGATTAAGAGGAGAGCTTAAGCAATTAAAAGATGTAGAACGTGTAAAAGCTTCTAGAGCTATTGCAGAGGCTAGAGATAAAGGCGATTTAAGTGAAAATGCCGAATATGATGCAGCGAAAGAAGCTCAAGGGATGTTAGAAATGCGAATTTCTAAGCTTGAGGATGCTTTGGCAGGTGCACGTGTTATTGACGAATCGCAAATGGATAATACTAAAATTTTAGTATTATCTAAGGTGAAAATAAAAAATCAAACCAATGGTATGGAAATGAATTATACTTTGGTTGCCGATGGTGAAGCAGATTTAGCTACCGGAAAAATATCGGTAAACTCACCTATTGGAAAAGGTTTATTAGGTAAATCGGTTGGAGATGTTGCCGAAATTCAAGTACCAAATGGTGTTATGAAGTTCGATATTATTGAAATTTCTAGATAG
- the pnuC gene encoding nicotinamide riboside transporter PnuC, with protein MDSIFDFFFKQYSEYETIDISLEIIATIFGLLSVWYSKQNKVLVFPTGMISTVIFVYLLYKWELLGDMMINVYYFIMSVYGWYIWTRKVDESDVTPISKTTFNEKKLSLAIFLATLVFVYLVYHAFGKWTSWVAYVDTLTTGIFFVGMWLMAKRKVENWLFWIVGDIISVPLYFYKGFTFTSLQYFVFTIIAVYGYLAWKKNIKESLQTA; from the coding sequence ATGGATAGCATTTTTGATTTTTTCTTCAAGCAATATTCCGAATACGAAACTATTGATATTTCTTTAGAGATTATCGCCACTATTTTTGGTTTGTTATCGGTATGGTATTCAAAACAAAATAAAGTTTTAGTCTTTCCAACCGGTATGATAAGCACTGTTATTTTTGTGTATTTATTGTACAAGTGGGAGCTTTTAGGAGACATGATGATTAATGTTTACTATTTTATAATGAGCGTTTATGGTTGGTATATTTGGACACGTAAAGTGGACGAAAGCGATGTAACTCCTATATCTAAAACAACGTTTAACGAGAAAAAACTTAGTTTGGCTATATTTTTAGCCACCTTGGTATTTGTTTATTTAGTTTACCATGCATTTGGAAAATGGACCAGTTGGGTTGCTTATGTTGACACGCTTACAACCGGTATATTTTTTGTTGGTATGTGGCTTATGGCAAAGCGAAAAGTTGAAAACTGGTTGTTTTGGATTGTTGGAGATATTATTTCGGTACCGCTATATTTTTATAAGGGGTTTACGTTTACTAGTCTTCAATATTTTGTGTTTACAATTATAGCAGTTTATGGCTATTTAGCTTGGAAGAAAAACATAAAAGAGTCCCTTCAAACAGCATAA
- a CDS encoding geranylgeranylglyceryl/heptaprenylglyceryl phosphate synthase yields the protein MRDVYQNIQNNTKQLAVLIDPDKFLVKNTAGFIEKVNQSIATHIFVGGSIVDIDVTDILVEEIKKHTQLPIVLFPGDVTQITEKADAILFLSLISGRNPEYLIGKHVEAVSKLRNTTLEVISTGYILIESGKATAVQQVTQTLPIERRDIQQIVDTAKAAQLLGMKLIYLEAGSGARFPVLGTVISKVKQETELPLIVGGGIRNLDQLENAYASGADLVVIGTAFEEDELFFEALKK from the coding sequence ATGAGAGATGTTTATCAAAACATACAAAACAACACCAAACAACTAGCAGTTTTAATCGATCCGGATAAATTTTTAGTTAAAAACACTGCGGGTTTTATAGAGAAGGTAAATCAATCTATTGCTACACATATTTTTGTAGGTGGCAGTATAGTAGATATAGATGTTACTGATATTTTAGTTGAAGAAATTAAAAAACACACCCAATTGCCTATTGTTTTATTTCCGGGTGATGTTACTCAAATTACCGAAAAGGCAGATGCTATTTTGTTTTTATCTTTAATTTCGGGTAGAAATCCAGAGTATTTAATCGGGAAACATGTTGAGGCTGTTTCTAAATTAAGAAACACAACACTAGAAGTTATTTCAACAGGTTATATTTTGATTGAAAGCGGAAAAGCAACAGCCGTACAGCAAGTAACCCAAACATTACCTATAGAACGAAGAGATATCCAACAAATAGTAGATACAGCCAAAGCAGCGCAGTTGTTAGGTATGAAACTTATATATTTAGAAGCGGGCAGTGGTGCACGTTTTCCTGTTTTGGGTACTGTAATTTCAAAAGTGAAACAAGAAACGGAGTTGCCTTTAATAGTTGGTGGAGGCATTCGTAATTTAGATCAATTGGAAAACGCCTATGCTTCGGGAGCCGATTTAGTGGTTATTGGGACTGCTTTTGAGGAGGACGAATTGTTTTTTGAGGCGTTAAAAAAATAA
- a CDS encoding TonB-dependent receptor yields the protein MKNMFLFLALFVLSICANAQQNPVQQDSTKTETLDEVLVKAVRVNADSPITHSNLSKEQLAKRNLGQDIPTLLNFLPSVVTTSDAGAGVGYTSIRVRGTDGTRVNVTINGIPYNDPESQGTFFVNLGDFASSTESLQLQRGVGTSTNGSGAFGASLNLLTDAYSDEASGEISNSFGSFGTRKHTVKLSTGLLNDHFEISGRFSKLNSDGYVDRAFTDLKSYFLQGIYKDGNTLIKALTFGNEERTYQAWYGLTADELKENRRQNPYTYDNETDNYWQDHYQLHWNERFDNNWSTNLGLNYTKGKGYFEQYKSEESAADFNNLIEEDSDVIVRRWLDNNFYVVNANVTYKNNVVEVISGLSYSSYDGDHFGEVIWGSDLATNANIRDHYYDGDATKNDFSVFSKATVRFNEQLIGFVDLQGRFVDYKTNGLNSDRVDFTTDANFSFFNPKVGLTYKNSKFSSFYTSFAVANREPNRDDFEAGVTKNETLRDIELGWRFNKNKVSINSNLYYMFYKNQLVLTGELDDVGSPIRATSGKSYRLGLEVDANIQFNKMFSIATNFTLSTNKNKNFNSSINGEVVDLGSTNISFSPEVVIGNAINFSPVENLQLSLLSKFVGEQYMGNIDNEDSVLGDYFVNDISINYLIKTNKIFKSITLSALANNILNRKYVSNGYFGAYDYDDSGSQTGISTGYFAGYYPQATSNFLVGATLKF from the coding sequence ATGAAAAATATGTTTCTTTTTTTAGCACTTTTTGTGTTATCAATTTGTGCTAATGCGCAACAAAATCCAGTACAACAAGATTCTACTAAAACAGAAACTCTCGATGAGGTTTTGGTAAAAGCAGTGCGTGTAAATGCCGATTCGCCAATTACACACTCTAATCTTTCTAAAGAGCAACTTGCAAAACGTAATTTGGGGCAAGATATCCCTACGCTTCTTAATTTTTTACCATCTGTAGTTACTACAAGTGATGCTGGTGCTGGCGTAGGTTACACGAGTATTCGTGTGCGTGGTACCGATGGAACACGTGTTAATGTTACTATTAACGGGATTCCTTATAATGATCCTGAAAGTCAAGGCACATTTTTTGTGAATTTAGGCGATTTTGCATCGTCTACAGAGAGTTTACAGTTGCAGCGTGGTGTTGGTACATCAACTAATGGTTCTGGTGCTTTTGGAGCGAGTTTAAACCTTTTAACTGATGCGTATTCTGATGAAGCTTCAGGTGAAATTTCTAATAGCTTTGGGAGTTTTGGGACCCGAAAGCATACAGTGAAATTAAGTACAGGATTGTTAAATGATCATTTTGAAATTTCTGGTCGTTTTTCAAAATTAAATTCTGATGGTTATGTAGATCGTGCTTTTACAGATTTAAAATCTTACTTTTTACAAGGGATTTATAAAGATGGTAATACATTAATAAAAGCTTTAACTTTTGGGAATGAAGAGCGTACTTACCAAGCTTGGTATGGTTTAACGGCCGATGAGCTTAAAGAAAATCGAAGACAAAACCCATATACTTATGATAATGAAACCGATAATTACTGGCAGGATCATTACCAATTGCATTGGAATGAACGTTTTGATAATAACTGGTCTACCAACTTAGGTTTAAACTATACTAAAGGAAAAGGGTATTTTGAGCAGTATAAATCTGAAGAATCTGCTGCCGATTTTAATAATTTAATAGAAGAAGACTCTGATGTAATTGTGCGTCGTTGGTTGGATAATAATTTCTACGTTGTTAATGCCAATGTTACTTATAAGAATAACGTAGTTGAAGTGATTTCTGGATTGTCATATAGTTCTTATGATGGCGACCATTTTGGAGAAGTTATTTGGGGTAGTGATTTAGCTACAAATGCAAATATTAGAGATCATTATTACGATGGTGATGCCACTAAAAACGATTTTAGTGTTTTCTCTAAGGCAACCGTTAGGTTTAATGAGCAACTTATTGGTTTTGTTGATTTACAAGGTCGTTTTGTGGATTATAAAACAAACGGATTAAATTCTGATAGAGTTGATTTTACTACGGATGCTAATTTTAGTTTTTTCAATCCAAAAGTGGGGTTAACTTATAAGAATTCTAAGTTTAGCAGTTTTTACACTTCTTTTGCTGTAGCGAATAGAGAACCAAATCGTGATGATTTTGAAGCAGGAGTTACCAAAAACGAAACACTTAGAGATATTGAGTTAGGGTGGCGTTTTAATAAAAATAAAGTAAGCATAAATTCTAATTTATACTACATGTTTTATAAAAACCAATTGGTTTTAACTGGTGAGTTGGATGATGTTGGAAGCCCAATAAGAGCAACTAGCGGAAAAAGTTACCGTTTAGGTTTGGAGGTTGATGCGAATATTCAATTTAATAAAATGTTTAGTATAGCTACTAATTTTACGTTGAGTACGAATAAAAATAAAAATTTCAATTCGTCTATAAATGGTGAAGTTGTTGATTTAGGAAGCACAAATATTTCGTTTTCACCGGAAGTTGTTATTGGGAACGCTATTAACTTTTCACCTGTAGAAAATTTACAATTATCACTTTTAAGTAAGTTTGTTGGTGAGCAGTATATGGGAAATATTGATAATGAAGATTCTGTTTTAGGCGATTATTTTGTAAACGATATTAGTATAAACTATCTTATAAAAACGAACAAAATATTCAAGTCGATTACTTTATCTGCTTTAGCAAACAACATACTAAATAGAAAATATGTGTCTAACGGTTATTTTGGTGCTTATGATTATGATGATTCTGGAAGCCAAACAGGGATAAGTACAGGTTATTTTGCTGGATACTATCCGCAAGCAACGTCTAACTTTTTAGTAGGCGCTACATTAAAATTTTAA
- a CDS encoding DUF4301 family protein: MMFSEQDIIQIKNKGITEKQVEGQVSRIKNGMSYSNLIAAANIGTGIESYSAEETRDFIAGFEAKKNDLNIVKFVPASGAATRMFKFLFQFLKKYDPNRESIETYIESTNDILIETFVKGIRKFPFYDEVLKEIKSVKANVDSLSTGELCIEFVKAMLDESRLNYSFFPKGLLPFHTYQTGTITAFHEHLLESTLYASSNNKANLHFTVSEKHHKYFNTELDKIKSALEEKTNTSFNVSFSYQKEETETLALTTTNEIYRNDDGSILFRPAGHGALLENLNDLDSDILFIKNIDNIVVFEKNKEVSEYKKMLAGVLVEVQERAFKFLEELDQDEVSEADLLAIAMYVSKKMNVSLVDDFDDFASEEKKNYLKSKLNRPIRVCGMVKNEGEPGGGPFWVKDYNGEVSLQIVEFAQIDIANEAQAKIVKNATHFNPTDLVCGVKDYKGEKFDLLDFVDPEAAFITMKTQNGTDIQALELPGLWNGSMADWVTIFVEVPLRTFSPVKTVNDLLKSEHQG; this comes from the coding sequence ATGATGTTTTCTGAACAAGATATTATACAGATCAAAAATAAAGGAATAACAGAAAAACAAGTTGAAGGACAGGTTTCTCGAATAAAAAACGGGATGTCTTATTCTAACTTAATTGCGGCAGCAAACATTGGAACAGGTATTGAAAGTTATTCCGCCGAAGAAACGCGTGATTTTATTGCTGGTTTTGAAGCGAAGAAAAACGATTTAAATATTGTGAAATTTGTACCAGCTTCTGGCGCAGCAACGCGCATGTTTAAGTTTTTATTTCAGTTTTTAAAGAAATACGATCCAAACAGAGAATCTATAGAAACTTATATAGAAAGTACGAACGATATTTTAATTGAAACTTTTGTTAAAGGCATTCGAAAGTTTCCCTTTTATGATGAAGTTTTAAAGGAAATTAAATCTGTAAAAGCTAATGTAGATAGTTTAAGCACAGGAGAACTTTGCATAGAGTTTGTTAAAGCTATGCTAGATGAATCTCGATTAAATTATAGTTTTTTTCCAAAAGGCTTGTTGCCCTTTCATACCTATCAAACGGGAACTATAACAGCTTTTCATGAGCATTTATTAGAATCTACTTTATACGCTTCTTCTAACAATAAAGCAAATTTACATTTTACAGTTTCAGAAAAGCATCATAAATATTTCAATACAGAGCTCGATAAAATTAAGAGTGCTTTAGAAGAAAAAACAAATACATCTTTTAATGTTTCTTTTTCATATCAAAAAGAAGAAACAGAAACATTAGCCTTAACAACAACTAATGAAATTTATAGAAATGATGATGGTTCTATCTTGTTTAGACCGGCAGGCCATGGTGCATTATTAGAAAACTTGAATGATTTAGATAGTGATATACTTTTTATAAAAAATATCGATAATATTGTTGTTTTCGAGAAGAACAAAGAAGTTTCGGAATATAAAAAAATGCTTGCGGGTGTTTTAGTTGAAGTGCAAGAGCGTGCTTTTAAATTCTTAGAAGAGTTAGATCAAGATGAAGTTTCAGAAGCAGATTTACTTGCTATAGCAATGTATGTTTCTAAAAAGATGAATGTGTCTTTAGTTGATGATTTTGATGATTTCGCTTCCGAAGAAAAGAAAAACTACTTAAAGAGTAAGTTAAATAGACCTATTCGTGTTTGCGGTATGGTTAAAAATGAAGGCGAACCTGGTGGTGGACCGTTTTGGGTAAAAGATTATAATGGCGAAGTGTCTTTACAAATTGTAGAGTTTGCTCAAATTGATATTGCTAACGAAGCGCAAGCTAAAATTGTTAAAAACGCTACACATTTTAATCCAACCGACTTGGTTTGTGGTGTTAAAGATTATAAAGGTGAAAAATTCGATTTATTAGATTTTGTAGACCCTGAAGCTGCTTTTATTACAATGAAAACGCAAAACGGAACCGATATTCAGGCGTTAGAACTTCCTGGTTTATGGAATGGAAGTATGGCTGATTGGGTTACTATTTTTGTTGAGGTGCCATTGCGTACGTTTAGCCCAGTTAAAACGGTTAACGATTTATTAAAGTCGGAACACCAAGGGTAA
- the ahcY gene encoding adenosylhomocysteinase, with protein MSTKTIPYVASKVKDISLAAWGRKEIELAEAEMPGLMSLREEYGNSQPLKGARIAGCLHMTIQTAVLIETLQALGAEVTWSSCNIFSTQDQAAAAIAEAGTAVYAWKDMTEEEFDWCIEQTLFFGEDRKPLNMILDDGGDLTNMVLDKYPELAAGINGLSEETTTGVHRLYERVKNGTLPMPAINVNDSVTKSKFDNKYGCKESAVDAIRRATDLMLAGKRVTVCGYGDVGKGTAASFKGAGSIVTVTEIDPICALQAAMDGFEVKKLETVIANSDIVITTTGNKDIIQGRHFEAMKDKIIVCNIGHFDNEIDMAWLNKNHGNTKNTIKPQVDKYTINGKDIIVLAEGRLVNLGCATGHPSFVMSNSFTNQTLAQIELWTNAGAYGNDVYMLPKALDEKVAKLHLAKIGVELTELREDQASYIGVTVDGPYKPEHYRY; from the coding sequence ATGAGCACAAAAACAATTCCTTACGTAGCTAGCAAAGTAAAAGATATTTCTCTTGCAGCATGGGGACGAAAAGAAATAGAATTAGCCGAAGCCGAAATGCCAGGTTTAATGAGTCTTCGTGAAGAATACGGTAACTCGCAACCTTTAAAAGGCGCGCGTATTGCAGGATGTTTACACATGACGATACAAACAGCCGTTTTAATTGAAACGCTACAAGCTTTAGGTGCAGAAGTAACTTGGAGTTCTTGTAACATTTTTTCTACGCAAGATCAAGCAGCAGCTGCCATTGCAGAAGCAGGAACAGCAGTTTACGCTTGGAAAGATATGACTGAAGAAGAATTTGATTGGTGTATCGAACAAACACTTTTCTTTGGTGAAGATAGAAAACCATTAAACATGATTCTTGATGATGGTGGTGATTTAACTAATATGGTTTTAGATAAATACCCAGAATTAGCAGCAGGAATTAACGGACTTTCAGAAGAAACTACAACAGGAGTTCACCGTCTTTACGAGCGTGTAAAAAACGGAACATTACCAATGCCTGCAATCAATGTTAACGATTCGGTAACAAAATCTAAATTCGATAACAAATACGGTTGTAAAGAATCTGCAGTAGATGCAATTCGTCGCGCAACAGACCTTATGCTTGCTGGTAAACGTGTAACTGTTTGTGGTTATGGTGATGTTGGTAAAGGTACCGCTGCCTCTTTTAAAGGTGCAGGATCTATTGTAACAGTAACAGAAATCGACCCAATTTGTGCGCTTCAAGCAGCAATGGATGGTTTTGAAGTTAAAAAACTAGAAACTGTAATTGCAAATAGCGATATCGTTATTACAACTACAGGAAATAAAGATATTATCCAAGGGCGTCATTTCGAAGCTATGAAAGATAAAATTATCGTGTGTAACATTGGACATTTCGACAACGAAATCGATATGGCTTGGTTAAACAAAAACCACGGTAACACTAAAAACACAATTAAACCACAAGTTGATAAATATACTATCAACGGTAAAGATATTATCGTTCTTGCAGAAGGTCGTTTAGTAAACTTAGGTTGTGCTACAGGTCACCCAAGTTTCGTAATGTCTAACTCATTTACAAACCAAACTTTAGCTCAAATTGAACTTTGGACAAACGCAGGCGCATACGGAAACGATGTGTACATGTTACCAAAAGCTTTAGATGAAAAAGTAGCTAAATTACACCTTGCAAAAATTGGTGTAGAGCTTACTGAACTTCGTGAAGATCAAGCTAGCTATATTGGTGTAACTGTAGACGGACCATACAAACCAGAACATTACAGATACTAA
- a CDS encoding 4'-phosphopantetheinyl transferase family protein codes for MPLYKTITPNSQTVVKMWKITESFDDLMAAVTLKPETLKRVLGMKSELHQRGFLSVRKLLAEFGYADADLIYDDNGKPHLKDGKQISITHSFNFSAVIVSDQVIGIDIEKQRDKITVIAHKFIGYETDYLDKKQADYIKKLTTIWCVKESLYKLFATPGTSFKQCFLVIPFELQDEETMAWIDYEGGKYRYLVQFFEFEGFVCAYAIGE; via the coding sequence ATGCCTCTTTATAAAACCATAACGCCAAATTCACAAACTGTTGTTAAAATGTGGAAGATTACTGAGTCTTTCGATGATTTAATGGCTGCTGTAACTTTAAAGCCAGAGACGCTAAAACGTGTGCTAGGCATGAAAAGTGAACTACACCAACGTGGGTTTCTAAGTGTGCGTAAATTATTAGCTGAGTTTGGTTATGCCGATGCCGATTTGATTTATGATGACAATGGAAAGCCTCATTTAAAGGATGGGAAACAGATTTCGATAACACACTCTTTTAATTTTTCGGCGGTAATAGTTAGCGATCAAGTTATTGGTATTGATATTGAAAAGCAGCGCGATAAAATTACAGTAATTGCTCATAAATTTATTGGCTACGAAACCGATTACCTAGATAAAAAACAAGCCGATTACATAAAAAAGTTAACAACCATTTGGTGTGTAAAAGAATCGCTTTACAAGCTTTTTGCAACGCCAGGTACCAGTTTTAAACAGTGTTTTTTGGTTATTCCTTTTGAATTGCAAGATGAAGAAACCATGGCTTGGATAGATTATGAAGGTGGGAAATACCGCTACTTAGTGCAGTTTTTTGAGTTTGAAGGTTTTGTTTGTGCGTATGCCATAGGAGAATGA
- the arfB gene encoding alternative ribosome rescue aminoacyl-tRNA hydrolase ArfB — protein sequence MFSEAALIQELQFKAVRSSGAGGQHVNKVSSKIELSFDLANSLVFTENQKERLLVKLKHRLTNNWVLLMQCGESRSQHKNKDLIIKRFFALIKASLAIPKKRIRTKIPKSVIRKRLKNKKNLSDKKANRRKPNLD from the coding sequence ATGTTTAGTGAAGCCGCGTTAATTCAAGAATTACAATTTAAAGCAGTAAGAAGTTCGGGTGCGGGAGGGCAACATGTAAATAAGGTGTCTTCTAAAATTGAACTTAGTTTCGATTTGGCGAATTCGTTGGTGTTTACCGAAAACCAAAAAGAGCGTTTGTTAGTTAAATTAAAGCATCGATTAACTAATAACTGGGTACTTTTAATGCAATGTGGCGAAAGTAGAAGTCAGCATAAAAATAAAGACCTTATTATAAAACGGTTTTTTGCGCTTATTAAAGCATCGCTTGCGATTCCAAAAAAACGTATTCGAACCAAAATTCCAAAATCAGTAATTAGAAAACGATTAAAAAACAAAAAGAACCTTTCTGATAAAAAAGCGAACAGACGTAAGCCAAATTTAGATTAG
- the tyrS gene encoding tyrosine--tRNA ligase gives MIKNFVEELTWRGMIQDSMPGTEEHLLEAMRKAYVGIDPTADSLHIGHLVGVMGLKHFQLSGHKPVALVGGATGMIGDPSGKSAERNLLTEDILLHNQNAIKEQLSRFLDFDSDEANAAIIVNNYDWMKEFSFLEFIRDVGKHITVNYMMAKDSVKKRLSSESSVGMSFTEFTYQLVQGYDFLHLYREKQCTLQMGGSDQWGNITTGTELIRRVDSGKGYALTWPLITKADGTKFGKTEGGNIWLDSERTSPYKFYQYWLNTSDIDAEKYIKIFTFLSKEDIEALIEEHQEAPHLRVLQKRLAEEITTMVHSKEDLDNAMKASNILFGKSTGDDLKALNEQTFLDVFDGVPLTEISQADIDNGLDIIAALAEKGGFLKSNGEARRALKENSIAVNKEKVKDDYSITKDDLINNKFVLLQRGKKNYFVLRVV, from the coding sequence ATGATAAAGAATTTTGTTGAAGAATTAACGTGGAGAGGCATGATACAAGATAGTATGCCAGGAACGGAAGAACATTTATTAGAAGCCATGCGTAAAGCCTACGTAGGTATTGACCCTACAGCAGATTCTTTACATATTGGTCATCTTGTTGGTGTTATGGGGTTAAAACATTTTCAATTATCAGGACATAAACCAGTTGCGTTAGTAGGTGGAGCAACAGGAATGATCGGTGATCCTTCTGGAAAATCTGCTGAACGTAATTTACTTACAGAAGATATTCTTCTACATAACCAAAATGCTATAAAAGAACAGTTATCTCGCTTTTTAGATTTTGATAGTGATGAAGCAAACGCTGCTATTATCGTAAATAATTACGATTGGATGAAAGAGTTTTCATTCTTAGAATTTATTAGAGACGTTGGTAAACACATTACCGTAAACTATATGATGGCGAAAGATTCTGTAAAGAAACGTTTGTCTTCAGAGTCTTCCGTAGGAATGAGTTTTACAGAGTTCACTTACCAACTGGTTCAAGGTTACGATTTTTTACATTTATATAGAGAAAAACAATGTACACTTCAAATGGGCGGAAGCGACCAATGGGGAAACATTACAACGGGAACAGAATTAATTCGTCGTGTTGATTCAGGAAAAGGTTACGCCTTAACTTGGCCATTAATTACAAAGGCCGATGGAACTAAATTTGGTAAAACCGAAGGCGGAAACATTTGGTTAGATAGCGAAAGAACTTCACCTTATAAATTCTACCAATATTGGCTAAACACTAGTGATATTGATGCAGAAAAATATATCAAGATTTTTACATTTTTATCTAAAGAAGATATTGAAGCTCTAATAGAAGAGCATCAAGAAGCACCACATTTACGTGTGTTACAAAAACGTTTAGCTGAAGAAATAACCACCATGGTACATTCTAAAGAAGATTTAGACAACGCTATGAAAGCAAGTAACATTCTTTTCGGAAAATCTACTGGAGACGATTTAAAAGCTTTAAACGAACAAACATTTTTAGATGTTTTTGATGGCGTTCCATTAACTGAAATATCTCAAGCCGATATTGATAATGGTTTAGACATTATAGCTGCACTAGCAGAAAAAGGAGGCTTTTTAAAATCGAACGGTGAAGCGCGTCGTGCACTAAAAGAAAACTCGATTGCTGTAAACAAAGAAAAAGTAAAAGACGATTACAGCATTACTAAAGACGATTTAATAAACAATAAGTTTGTACTACTTCAACGAGGTAAAAAGAACTATTTTGTATTGCGTGTGGTTTAA